A stretch of DNA from Mesorhizobium onobrychidis:
GGATCCTCCTGGCATAGACCGCGTAAGGGTCGCGGCGCAGCGTCTCGATTTCGGTGACGGAGAAATGCTGAGGCCGCACAGCCAGCGGCGGCTTCGGCTGCGGTCGCGGCGCAAACTCTCTTCTTTCGCCGGCATCGAGCGCACGGGCCCAGGACAGGAATTCATCACCACGCCGACGAAGCACCGCCGCATGGTCCTTGCCGATGAAGGTCAGGAGGCGTTGCAGCCAGCGCGACGGCACCGCCGGTGCGTCGCCCGAGCGGGCGGAGCGCGCCAGCACCACTTTCTTCGCCCCCATCGCCATTTGGAAATCATGGGCGGCCAGGCCGATGCGCCGCTCGGGCGGCTCGAGATCGATGCCGGTCTTCATCAGCCGCGACATGAAGCGGTCGCTTTCCGGCTTGCGCGGCCACACGCCTTCGTTGAGCCCGCCGACGACCAGCGTGTCGACGTTCTGCAACCGGGCTTCCAGCGCACCCCAGATGGCGATGTTCCTATCGGTCCCTCGTGCCGGCTTGACTGTCTCGGGCGCGATCAGCGCCTCCATCACATCGGGCCATTCGTCCGCCGCGAAGGAGAACGACGCCGAGGCAGCGACAAGCCCGCGCAAGAGCTCGGCGAGCTTTTCGCCGGCATCGCCGGCATAGAGTTCGCTCAGGCTGCCATCCGCGGTGCGGCCCAGATTTTCGAGCGCGACGACGCTGGCCCGGGTCAATTCGGCAAGATCGGCCTCGGCTTGACTGCGAAAGGCGATCAGCGGCGCCAGCGCGGCGGCAAGGCGGATGAGCAATTCGCGGGCGCCCTCGATGTTTCGCACAGTCAGGCGGGAGAACCAGAAAGGCGGGCGGGTGCCGTTACCCACGCCGGTGAGACGGGCCTCGAAGAGCTCCGGCAGCGATGCGATGTCGGGGCGGCCGGTGCCGCCGCGCAGCGCCACCAGTTCGACGATCTCCGCCGCATGACGGACGCTTGTGCGTTCCAGGCCGAGGCCAAGCAGCGTGTGCTTGAGCAGCGACAGCAGGGCGACCGGGTCGCCAGGGCGGAACGCAGCCTGAAGCGCCAACCTGAGCAGGCTGGCGGCAGGCGTGTTGGCGAGCGGCGTGCCGCCCGAATCGTCGGCGACGACGCCAAAGCGCAAGAGCTCGACTGAGACGCGCCGCGCCAGGGCGCGGTCGCCGGTGACGAGTGCGGCGCGCTGGCCGGGCTGTTCGACGGCACGTTTGAGCGCGACGGCGATCGCCACCGCTTCGTCGCGTTCGCCGGCGGCTTCGAGAAGCGTCACGTCGGCGAGGGCGTTAATGATGTCACCGGCGGCGAATCCGGCGCGCGTCTCGGCCCACAGCTCAGTGGTTTCGGCAGGCCGCAGCGCCTCGCCGACAAGTGCGGCGCGCAACGTGAGCGGCGTTTCGGCAACGGCGATCTCCTCGACATCGCCGCGCAGCACGCCGATCTTGCCGATCAGTTTTGCCAGGCCGTATTGCGGATGGCCGAGCAAGGCCGGCCGCGCGCCGGGCGCCGCAATTGCCTGGAATGACGGCTCATCCAGCATCAGGTCGAGGCCGGGCAGCACGACCGCGCCGCTGGGCAGGCCGGCTATCACCGCAAGCAGTTCGGCGGTGGCAGGAATGGACCCGGTGGAGCCGGCGGCGATCACCGGTCCGGCCGGCGGATTGCGCTTTAGCCGTGCTGCTTCCAGCCTTATCAGCGCATTGCGATGCGCGGCAGGGTTGGAGCGGTTGCGTTCTTCGAGGAGGTTCGGCCAGTTTTCGGTGACGATGCTCAGGAAGTCGAGTGTCACTTGCCACCAGCCGGCGAGGTTGCCGGTGACCAGATCGGCGAGCCTGGTCCAGTCGGTGCCTTCCGTCTCGATCTCGTCCATCAGCCGGGCCAGGTCGCGCGCCAGCCAGATGGCGTCGGCGGCCGACGCCGGCACGACGATCTCCTCGTCGAAAAGTGCCGCGACATGCGCCGGCAGGCGGCGTTTCCAAGCGCGCACCAGCGGCGCCAGCAGCAGCAGGCGTTCGATCGCGGCGATAGGCGGAGCGAGGTCGATCGCCGCCGATGCGTCGGCCTCGAATGCAGCTTCGTCCTCGTCGAACTCGCCGAGCGGACGGATGACCGGCAGGATCGCCGAGCGGCCACCCAGCCGGTCGACGAAGAAGCCGCGCAGCGCCCGCGCGGCGCGGCGGGTCGGCACGTAAATGGTGGCGTCGGCCAGCGCCAGCGGGTCGCCGTCGAAGCGGAAACCGGGAACAAGCCGCCCTGACAGCAAGGCCTCGGCTAGCGTCGGCAGAAACGGCGCTCCGGGCGGGATCGAGAAAACGCGGCGGGAGCCGCTCATTTCAACTCGGTGAAGGCGCTGGTCAACTCGGTAAAAGCGCTGGGCGACTCAGCAAGAGCAGCGGCAACCGCCGCTTCCGCAAGCGGAATGGCGTCGGGCGTGCCGACGGTGATCCAATGGCCGTGCATTACCGTACCGAACAGGCGACCGACAGCGATGGCCGCATCGAAATAGGCGTTGAGCGAATGCGGCCCGGCCGGCGCATCCTTGAAAAGCCTGGGATGGACGATCGCCGCGCCGGCATAGATCAGGCCTGTCGGGTCGCCTTTCGAACGCCGCAATGCGCCGGCCGGCGACATCAGGAAATCCGTGCCGCCGCTATGTCCGGTTGCTGACTGGGGTTCCGCGAGCATCAGCAGAATATCCATTTTCGCCGCGTCCCATGCAAGGGCGAGGCGGGCAAGGTTGGGCACGCCGCTGTCGATCCAGAAGGTGTCGGCGTTGACGATGTAAAAGGGAGCCCCTCCCAGTTCCGGCAAAGCATGGACGATACCGCCGGCGGAATCGAGCAGTCTTTCGCTTTCGTCGGAAATGACGACCCGCGGGGCGCGGCGCGCGGCGACATGGGCGACGATCTGTTCGGGAAAATAATGGACGTTGACCAAGGCCTTGTTGACACCGGCCTGGGCCAGGCTGTCCAGGCTCCAGTCGAGCAGTGTCTTGCCTGATATCTTGACCAGCGGTTTTGGCATTGTGTCGGTGATTGGCCGCATGCGCTTTCCCAGCCCGGCGGCAAGCACCATTGCGATCTTGGGGCGCGTCGTCACAGCGATCGTTCCTCCAACAGGCCGTGGGCGGTATAGAAATCCCGCAGGCTGGCCAGCCCGGGATGCGCCAGCGCTCGCCGGAGATAATCGCGAATGCGCGGCAGGTGTTTTAGGTAATAGGGTTTGCCGTCGCGCTTTTCGAGCCGGACGAAAATGCCGAGAATCTTCGAATTGCGCTGCGCCGCCATCATCGCATAGGTCTCGACGAATTCGTCTTCGTTAAAAACGCCGGCCTTATGGCGTGCAGCGATGTAGGCATCGAGCGTCCGCCGCTCGATCTCAGGCGAGATTGTAACGCGGGCATCCATGGCGAGCGAGGCGAGATCGTAAGCGGACAGGCCGATCAGCGCGTCCTGGACATCGACGATGCCGAGGCGATCGTGACCGGTACGTTCGCCGCGCCAGATGATGTTGGGCGAATGAAAGTCGCGCAGCATGAGCGTGTATTCGCGCCCCTCCAACCGGTCGAGAACCGCATTCCATTCCCTGTTATAGCCGGCGCGCAAGGCATCGCTTGCCGGGCCGCCTGTTATCGCCGGCACATACCAGTCGAGCAGCAATTCGGCTTCGATCATCATGGCGTCGCGGTCGAAAGGCGGCACGTCGTGAAAGACACCGGGCGCGGCCTCGATGCGATCGGGCCATGCCTTGCCGTGCATCATGGCAAGCAGTTCGGCTGCGGCCGCGTAGCGCTCCGCCACCGGCTGACCGTGCTGGCCGAGAAATCCCTCCGAGCCAAGATGCTCGAGCAGAAGTAAGCCCTGGTCCAGGTCCTGCGCGTGGATCTCCGGGGCGCTGACGCCAACGGCCCGCAACGCCCGGTCGATGGCGACGAAGGCCGAGACCGATTGCGCAGTGTTGGCGATCACCGCATAGGGCTTGCCGTCACGGACCGGCGGCCCGAGCACCAGCCGCGGCGAGTTCATCAGCACGCGCGGCGGCAGGCCGGCCAGCGAGACGATCTCATAGGAGCGGGCCGAGGCGTCGCCGATAAAATAGCGTCTTTGCGCTTCACCCCAGCCAGCTCTTTCGAGAAACTCGCGCATGGCCAGCGATCGCGCCGCTCGCTCGACCGCAGCGCCTTGTCCCGACAATCTCGCCAGGCGTCCGTCGTTCTGATGGATCAGTTCGATCAGAACCGAAGTCTTTGGCAAATAGGCCTCTGCCCGTTCCGGCCATTCGACCAGGGCAGCGCCTTGCGCCAGCGCCTCGTCGAAACCCAGTTCGTCCAGTTCGGACGCCGAGGACAGGCGATAGAGGTCGAAATGATGGACGGGAACACGCGCCTCATAGCTCTGGACGAGCGTGAAGGTCGGGCTCGGCACGTCGAGACCGGCATCGTCGGTCATTGCCTTGATCAGCGCCCGCGCCAAACTCGACTTGCCGGCGCCGAGATCGCCTT
This window harbors:
- the addB gene encoding double-strand break repair protein AddB, translating into MSGSRRVFSIPPGAPFLPTLAEALLSGRLVPGFRFDGDPLALADATIYVPTRRAARALRGFFVDRLGGRSAILPVIRPLGEFDEDEAAFEADASAAIDLAPPIAAIERLLLLAPLVRAWKRRLPAHVAALFDEEIVVPASAADAIWLARDLARLMDEIETEGTDWTRLADLVTGNLAGWWQVTLDFLSIVTENWPNLLEERNRSNPAAHRNALIRLEAARLKRNPPAGPVIAAGSTGSIPATAELLAVIAGLPSGAVVLPGLDLMLDEPSFQAIAAPGARPALLGHPQYGLAKLIGKIGVLRGDVEEIAVAETPLTLRAALVGEALRPAETTELWAETRAGFAAGDIINALADVTLLEAAGERDEAVAIAVALKRAVEQPGQRAALVTGDRALARRVSVELLRFGVVADDSGGTPLANTPAASLLRLALQAAFRPGDPVALLSLLKHTLLGLGLERTSVRHAAEIVELVALRGGTGRPDIASLPELFEARLTGVGNGTRPPFWFSRLTVRNIEGARELLIRLAAALAPLIAFRSQAEADLAELTRASVVALENLGRTADGSLSELYAGDAGEKLAELLRGLVAASASFSFAADEWPDVMEALIAPETVKPARGTDRNIAIWGALEARLQNVDTLVVGGLNEGVWPRKPESDRFMSRLMKTGIDLEPPERRIGLAAHDFQMAMGAKKVVLARSARSGDAPAVPSRWLQRLLTFIGKDHAAVLRRRGDEFLSWARALDAGERREFAPRPQPKPPLAVRPQHFSVTEIETLRRDPYAVYARRILGLKPLDPVVRDPGAAERGTLFHAILHLFSRTVADPLVPEALDGLIAAGRQCFAEAALPPDVETVWWPRFEKLAAGIIEWERGRAFAVTMRHAEERAEKTGVGQSGVTLSGYADRVDLLAGGMADILDYKTGSSPSKAQAHTLLSPQLALEGAMLRRGAFKELGAREPSQLAFIRLKPNGEVFEESILEYNRKPRTAADLAEEAWARLEKLLIHYADPMTGYLSRALPFREGETDGDYDHLARVLEWSAGGDADDEGGEA
- a CDS encoding nucleotidyltransferase family protein, giving the protein MVLAAGLGKRMRPITDTMPKPLVKISGKTLLDWSLDSLAQAGVNKALVNVHYFPEQIVAHVAARRAPRVVISDESERLLDSAGGIVHALPELGGAPFYIVNADTFWIDSGVPNLARLALAWDAAKMDILLMLAEPQSATGHSGGTDFLMSPAGALRRSKGDPTGLIYAGAAIVHPRLFKDAPAGPHSLNAYFDAAIAVGRLFGTVMHGHWITVGTPDAIPLAEAAVAAALAESPSAFTELTSAFTELK
- the tsaE gene encoding tRNA (adenosine(37)-N6)-threonylcarbamoyltransferase complex ATPase subunit type 1 TsaE, yielding MAGVVLERFLADEAATARLGEDLAMSLRPGDVLALKGDLGAGKSSLARALIKAMTDDAGLDVPSPTFTLVQSYEARVPVHHFDLYRLSSASELDELGFDEALAQGAALVEWPERAEAYLPKTSVLIELIHQNDGRLARLSGQGAAVERAARSLAMREFLERAGWGEAQRRYFIGDASARSYEIVSLAGLPPRVLMNSPRLVLGPPVRDGKPYAVIANTAQSVSAFVAIDRALRAVGVSAPEIHAQDLDQGLLLLEHLGSEGFLGQHGQPVAERYAAAAELLAMMHGKAWPDRIEAAPGVFHDVPPFDRDAMMIEAELLLDWYVPAITGGPASDALRAGYNREWNAVLDRLEGREYTLMLRDFHSPNIIWRGERTGHDRLGIVDVQDALIGLSAYDLASLAMDARVTISPEIERRTLDAYIAARHKAGVFNEDEFVETYAMMAAQRNSKILGIFVRLEKRDGKPYYLKHLPRIRDYLRRALAHPGLASLRDFYTAHGLLEERSL